Proteins encoded by one window of Nocardia goodfellowii:
- a CDS encoding UbiX family flavin prenyltransferase translates to MSYESVGDARASGRPRLIIGITGASAPHLAIHLLTALQRLKTVETHLVVSRAAHRTLELEAGLRPEDLRGLADVQHQRGDIAASIASGSFLTMGMVVVPCSMKTLAAVAHGYSDDLLARAADVCLKERRRLVLVTRETPLSLVHLRNMTAVTEAGAIVLPPVPAFYQQPASIEDLLAHLSGKILDQFGIEHDLSPRWQGPAGVRQLAGGLAR, encoded by the coding sequence ATGTCATACGAATCCGTCGGCGATGCGCGCGCATCCGGTCGACCGCGACTGATCATCGGTATCACCGGTGCCAGCGCACCACACCTCGCCATCCATCTGCTCACCGCCCTGCAACGCCTGAAAACCGTGGAGACCCACCTGGTCGTGTCCCGCGCGGCGCATCGCACCCTCGAACTCGAGGCGGGCCTGCGACCCGAGGATCTCCGCGGCCTCGCCGATGTCCAGCACCAACGCGGCGATATCGCGGCGAGCATCGCCTCCGGGTCCTTTCTCACCATGGGCATGGTGGTGGTCCCCTGCTCGATGAAGACACTCGCCGCGGTCGCACACGGCTATTCGGACGACCTGCTCGCCCGCGCCGCCGACGTCTGCCTCAAGGAACGGCGCCGCCTGGTGCTGGTCACCCGCGAAACCCCGTTGAGTCTCGTCCATCTGCGCAATATGACGGCGGTGACCGAGGCGGGCGCGATCGTACTGCCGCCGGTACCCGCGTTCTATCAGCAGCCGGCCTCCATCGAGGATCTGCTCGCCCACCTGAGCGGAAAGATCCTCGACCAGTTCGGCATCGAACACGACCTGTCGCCGCGCTGGCAAGGACCGGCCGGCGTGCGCCAACTAGCCGGAGGTCTGGCCCGATGA
- the pucD gene encoding xanthine dehydrogenase subunit D → MTRAPETDRSASTLVRVAQTQEGKGVGSSALRPDGTLKVTGEFAYSSDLWIDGMVWATTVRSPLAAARIRSIDTSKALALDGVHAVLTHEDVPGVKTYGMKIADQPVLAIDQVRYQGEAVALVAADDPETARRAAELVAVDYEPMAPVTDSERALEVGTRSIHDGSNLVRHVKIRHGDMARARAAAEVVVSGDYEVGMQDPAFLGPESGLAVPDPDGGVELYVSSQWLHKDLEQIAPCLALPVDKVRLTMAGVGGAFGGREDLSVHVHACMLALRLGKPVKMMYNRYESFFGHVHRHPAKMRFEHGATRDGKLVYVKARLVLDGGAYTSTSPVVIANASYFVAGAYEVPHAEIDGLAVYSNNPPCGAMRGFGAVQSAYGCESNMDKLARELGMDPLELRLKNAMTTGTILPTGQAVDGPAPVRELLESLRERPMPAAEAIRDSRTLPGGVGNTTRGEGIRRGVGYAVGVKAIGYSGGVDDISTARVTLSITAGDPVVSIHTAAAECGQGITTVQSQIATTELGVTRVVVLPADTRIGDAGSASASRMTWMSSGAVQGACRRIAREVLSRAEQATGRSAAGLALRGDAIIDAGSGAAVASIAEVVGADTVTEVYEYHHRPTEGIDPERGQGNAHIAFAFCAHRAVVDVDVDLGLVRVVELAVAQDVGKAMNPLAVEGQIEGGSAQGLGLALMEEIVVDERGRVRNPSFTDYLIPTILDVPPMPITMFEFPHPDSPYGLNGVGEPPTLSSTPAILNALRDATGLDLPRVPVRPDDIALRTALLS, encoded by the coding sequence ATGACCAGAGCGCCCGAGACAGATCGATCCGCGTCAACCCTGGTGCGCGTCGCCCAGACCCAGGAGGGGAAAGGCGTCGGAAGCAGCGCGCTCCGCCCGGACGGCACGCTCAAGGTCACCGGCGAGTTCGCCTACTCCTCGGATCTGTGGATCGACGGCATGGTGTGGGCGACCACGGTGCGCAGTCCGCTTGCGGCAGCGCGCATTCGGTCGATCGACACGAGCAAGGCGCTGGCCCTCGACGGCGTCCACGCGGTCCTGACCCACGAGGACGTCCCGGGCGTGAAGACCTACGGGATGAAGATCGCCGACCAGCCCGTCCTTGCCATCGACCAGGTCCGGTATCAGGGCGAAGCGGTGGCGCTGGTGGCCGCGGACGATCCGGAGACCGCCCGGCGCGCGGCGGAACTGGTCGCGGTCGACTACGAACCGATGGCACCGGTGACCGACTCCGAGCGAGCGCTCGAGGTGGGCACTCGTTCCATCCACGACGGCTCGAACCTGGTGCGCCACGTCAAGATTCGCCACGGCGATATGGCGCGGGCGCGTGCGGCGGCGGAGGTCGTCGTCTCCGGTGACTACGAGGTGGGCATGCAGGATCCGGCCTTCCTCGGCCCGGAGTCGGGCCTCGCCGTCCCGGACCCGGATGGCGGAGTCGAGCTCTACGTATCCTCGCAGTGGTTGCACAAAGACCTCGAACAGATCGCGCCCTGTCTGGCACTGCCGGTGGACAAAGTCCGCTTGACGATGGCCGGGGTGGGTGGCGCCTTCGGCGGTCGCGAAGACCTCTCGGTGCACGTGCACGCCTGCATGCTCGCACTGCGGCTCGGCAAGCCGGTGAAGATGATGTACAACCGCTACGAATCCTTCTTCGGGCACGTGCACCGGCACCCCGCGAAGATGCGCTTCGAACACGGCGCCACCCGTGACGGCAAACTCGTCTATGTCAAGGCGCGGCTGGTGCTCGACGGCGGCGCCTACACCTCGACCTCGCCGGTCGTGATCGCGAACGCGTCGTATTTCGTGGCGGGCGCCTACGAGGTCCCGCACGCGGAGATCGACGGCCTGGCCGTCTACAGCAACAACCCGCCGTGCGGGGCGATGCGTGGATTCGGCGCGGTGCAGTCGGCGTACGGCTGTGAATCTAATATGGACAAACTCGCTCGCGAACTCGGCATGGATCCACTCGAACTGCGACTGAAGAACGCGATGACGACCGGAACGATCCTGCCGACGGGCCAGGCCGTGGATGGGCCCGCGCCGGTTCGTGAATTGCTCGAGTCCCTGCGCGAGCGGCCGATGCCCGCCGCCGAGGCGATCCGTGACTCGCGCACACTGCCCGGCGGGGTCGGCAATACGACCCGCGGCGAGGGTATTCGCCGCGGTGTCGGATATGCGGTGGGCGTCAAGGCGATCGGCTACTCCGGCGGTGTCGACGACATCTCCACGGCCCGCGTCACCCTCTCGATCACCGCCGGCGACCCCGTCGTCTCGATCCACACGGCGGCCGCCGAATGCGGGCAGGGGATCACGACCGTGCAGTCGCAGATCGCGACCACCGAACTCGGCGTCACCCGGGTCGTGGTGCTGCCCGCCGACACCCGGATCGGCGACGCGGGCTCCGCGTCGGCCTCCCGGATGACCTGGATGTCCAGCGGCGCTGTCCAGGGCGCCTGCCGTCGGATCGCCCGCGAAGTGCTGAGCCGGGCCGAACAGGCCACCGGCCGCAGTGCCGCGGGACTCGCCCTGCGCGGCGACGCGATCATCGACGCGGGCAGCGGGGCGGCGGTGGCGTCGATCGCCGAGGTGGTGGGCGCGGACACCGTGACCGAGGTCTACGAATATCACCACCGGCCGACGGAGGGAATCGATCCGGAGCGTGGTCAAGGCAACGCGCACATCGCCTTCGCGTTCTGCGCGCACCGCGCCGTGGTCGACGTCGATGTCGATCTCGGTTTGGTGCGCGTCGTCGAGTTGGCGGTGGCCCAGGACGTCGGCAAGGCGATGAATCCCCTGGCGGTCGAAGGCCAGATCGAAGGCGGTAGCGCGCAGGGCCTGGGCTTGGCGCTGATGGAGGAGATCGTGGTGGATGAACGCGGGCGGGTGCGCAACCCGTCGTTCACCGACTATCTGATCCCGACGATCCTCGATGTGCCGCCGATGCCGATCACGATGTTCGAGTTCCCGCACCCGGATTCGCCCTATGGCCTCAACGGTGTCGGCGAACCGCCCACGCTGTCCTCCACCCCCGCCATCCTGAACGCGTTGCGCGACGCCACCGGGCTGGATCTGCCCCGGGTGCCGGTGCGGCCCGACGACATCGCGCTGCGCACAGCGCTGTTGTCCTGA
- a CDS encoding nucleobase:cation symporter-2 family protein, whose translation MTDKEMNPGVRPETSGTAAVDERPGFVHMVLLGLQHTLVMYAGVVVVPIVVGTSIGLTEAELASLVSIDLVLAGIGTVLQAVGLWKFGIRMPLVVGAASSGIVPMVLVGQSQGMATVYGSLLVAGVVWMLVAPYFSMLLKLFPAVVTGTVIALIGLTLIPVGIRLIAGSDPSASDYGRLGHIALAASVMALMVIFRRLFKGMLGQLSILSALVIGAIVGWSTGIGSLTDVGSGPIVGMMSPFYFGALQFHLPSILLFLVIVFVLMVEGAGQGLAVGQVVGKPVGPDEIARLLRVDGLVTALSGVFNGFVYTTFGQNIGLIALTGVRSRFPVAVGGVILFVLGLVQPVGRVAAAIPEPVIGAAALVTFGALTVAGIQILARVDFDRTSNLMIVMLSLGVGLIPAYAPRFYHQLPAFAEMFFKSGVATGTLLAIVLNVVFHVGRRQIPEPAP comes from the coding sequence ATGACCGACAAGGAAATGAACCCCGGCGTGCGGCCGGAGACGAGCGGCACGGCCGCGGTCGACGAACGCCCCGGTTTCGTGCACATGGTGCTGCTCGGCCTGCAACACACACTGGTCATGTACGCCGGTGTCGTAGTAGTCCCCATCGTGGTCGGCACCTCCATCGGCCTGACCGAAGCGGAGTTGGCCAGCCTGGTCAGCATCGACCTCGTCCTGGCCGGCATCGGTACCGTCTTACAGGCCGTGGGGCTCTGGAAGTTCGGCATCCGGATGCCGTTGGTGGTCGGCGCGGCATCCAGCGGAATCGTGCCGATGGTGCTGGTCGGACAGAGCCAGGGCATGGCCACCGTCTACGGTTCCCTGCTCGTCGCGGGTGTGGTCTGGATGCTGGTCGCGCCGTATTTCAGCATGTTGCTGAAGCTGTTTCCCGCGGTGGTGACCGGCACGGTCATCGCGCTGATCGGCCTGACGCTCATTCCGGTCGGCATCCGGTTGATCGCCGGGTCCGATCCGAGCGCGTCCGATTACGGCCGGCTCGGCCACATCGCACTGGCCGCTTCGGTCATGGCGCTGATGGTGATCTTCCGGCGATTGTTCAAAGGCATGCTCGGTCAGCTGTCGATTCTTTCAGCGTTGGTCATCGGCGCGATCGTCGGATGGTCCACGGGGATAGGCAGTCTCACCGATGTCGGATCCGGTCCGATCGTGGGCATGATGAGCCCCTTCTACTTCGGTGCTCTGCAATTCCACCTCCCCTCGATCCTGCTTTTCCTCGTCATCGTCTTCGTGCTCATGGTCGAAGGCGCGGGACAGGGGCTTGCGGTCGGCCAGGTGGTGGGCAAGCCGGTCGGTCCGGACGAGATCGCGCGGCTGCTGCGCGTGGACGGCCTCGTGACAGCGCTGAGCGGCGTCTTCAACGGCTTCGTCTACACCACTTTCGGGCAGAACATCGGCTTGATCGCGCTGACCGGGGTGCGCAGCCGCTTCCCGGTGGCCGTGGGCGGGGTGATCTTGTTCGTGCTCGGTCTCGTCCAGCCCGTGGGCCGGGTGGCCGCCGCCATTCCGGAGCCGGTGATCGGGGCCGCGGCGCTGGTCACCTTCGGCGCCCTGACCGTCGCCGGGATCCAGATCCTGGCGCGGGTGGATTTCGACCGCACCAGCAACCTGATGATCGTCATGCTCTCGCTCGGAGTCGGGCTGATTCCGGCCTACGCTCCGCGCTTCTACCACCAGCTCCCCGCCTTCGCCGAAATGTTCTTCAAGAGCGGCGTGGCCACCGGCACCCTGCTCGCCATCGTGCTGAATGTCGTGTTCCACGTAGGGCGCCGGCAGATCCCCGAACCCGCCCCATAG
- a CDS encoding amidohydrolase family protein produces the protein MTPPLPQHCDLLLTGGTVLTVDDARTVYEQGAVAITGSRIVAVGSCADLRDWRADTVIDCTGRLVLPGFVDGHNHLYQALARGLGEGMSIVPWLCEFMWPYSIAMTTADAVAAARLGVVEALRAGTTTVVDNHYAPSDLATTLAVADVIEAAGLRGVVARGMIGGRTEIAARRGQPQGLFRYSAADEIAMTREAMQHRPRGSKVEIWPAPLNLTYVDQDLVRGCVELAAEYDTKWHTHCCESSKDPQSYFEAYGVRPVEWLAKEGLLDHRATLAHAIWLDDDEVEQVGAAGAGVAHNPASNAYLASGTIRLRELRGSGAAVSLGSDGPSCGHRQDLFEAMKLSIFAQRLSTLDPTVCRAEDALELATREGARYAGIDAGVLEPGRLADIIVVDADRPHLRPLHRAVSSLVYAARGSDVDITIVGGQIVYRDGRCLLIDEDDAAEQAEYQAEQLISRAGMSALRQPWSH, from the coding sequence ATGACACCTCCACTCCCCCAGCACTGCGATCTTCTACTCACCGGCGGGACCGTGCTCACGGTCGACGACGCGCGCACCGTGTACGAACAGGGCGCGGTAGCGATTACCGGCTCGCGGATCGTCGCGGTCGGATCGTGCGCCGACCTGCGAGACTGGCGAGCCGACACTGTCATCGACTGCACCGGCCGCTTGGTGCTGCCCGGTTTCGTCGACGGCCACAATCACCTGTATCAGGCCCTGGCTCGCGGCCTGGGCGAGGGCATGTCGATCGTGCCCTGGCTGTGCGAGTTCATGTGGCCCTACTCCATTGCCATGACCACGGCGGACGCGGTTGCCGCCGCGCGCCTCGGCGTGGTCGAGGCGCTGCGCGCCGGCACCACGACTGTCGTCGACAACCATTACGCCCCTAGCGATTTGGCTACCACGCTGGCGGTCGCGGACGTGATCGAGGCGGCGGGCCTGCGCGGCGTCGTCGCCCGCGGCATGATCGGCGGCCGGACCGAGATCGCCGCCCGGCGTGGCCAGCCGCAGGGCCTGTTCCGGTACAGCGCCGCCGACGAGATCGCCATGACCCGGGAGGCGATGCAGCATCGGCCGCGCGGGTCGAAGGTCGAAATATGGCCCGCCCCATTGAATCTCACCTACGTGGATCAGGACCTGGTGCGTGGCTGCGTCGAACTCGCGGCGGAGTACGACACCAAATGGCACACCCATTGCTGCGAGAGCAGCAAAGACCCGCAGAGCTACTTCGAGGCCTATGGCGTCCGACCGGTCGAATGGCTGGCCAAGGAGGGTCTGCTCGATCACCGCGCGACCCTCGCCCACGCCATCTGGCTCGACGACGACGAGGTCGAACAGGTGGGCGCGGCCGGGGCCGGGGTGGCACACAATCCCGCCTCCAACGCCTACCTCGCTTCCGGCACGATCCGGCTGCGTGAGCTGCGCGGCAGCGGCGCGGCGGTGTCGCTGGGCAGCGACGGACCGAGCTGCGGGCATCGGCAGGACCTTTTCGAAGCCATGAAGCTGTCGATCTTCGCCCAGCGGCTGTCGACCCTGGACCCGACCGTGTGCCGGGCCGAGGACGCGCTCGAGCTGGCCACCCGCGAGGGAGCCCGCTACGCCGGCATCGATGCCGGCGTGCTCGAGCCGGGCCGCCTGGCCGACATCATCGTCGTCGACGCCGACCGGCCACACCTGCGACCGTTGCACCGCGCGGTGAGTTCCCTGGTCTATGCGGCACGGGGTTCCGATGTGGACATCACGATCGTCGGCGGGCAGATCGTCTATCGAGACGGGCGCTGTCTGCTGATCGACGAGGACGACGCCGCCGAACAGGCCGAATACCAAGCAGAGCAACTGATTTCGCGCGCGGGCATGTCCGCCCTGCGCCAGCCCTGGTCACACTGA
- a CDS encoding amidohydrolase family protein, producing MIIDTHVHPTNLVDEAWRHTGEPFTGERTLEMMDGPFWINGKPRRVDISCIMPPPGNTAWREGNRSGREGIRDYQAYVTSMVQKYPDRFVGNFIYNPRFGPENGAAELAFHVREHGYKMMKLHANMHSYRPDRALDWLRPALRVCDELGVTVLIHTGDGPYSIPTQFYPIIREFPGVNFILGHFGIQTGGVYCFEAFWMIQDSTNVIGESGWLLQSRIVEFAKEMKKSKMVFGTDSPPNEPGMWARELEVLCHKPPQGLDLSEDDLEGYLGNNMAKLLGLAPTPPPKDKAEAEAYLRGDITQASATNSHADHYSGYTPSAWAEEAALDAAK from the coding sequence ATGATCATCGATACTCATGTCCACCCGACGAACCTCGTCGACGAAGCGTGGCGGCACACCGGTGAACCGTTCACCGGCGAGCGGACGCTGGAAATGATGGACGGCCCGTTCTGGATCAACGGGAAACCGCGCCGGGTGGATATCAGCTGCATCATGCCGCCACCGGGAAATACGGCGTGGCGGGAGGGAAATCGCAGCGGCCGCGAGGGGATTCGCGACTACCAGGCCTACGTGACCTCGATGGTGCAGAAATACCCGGACCGGTTCGTCGGCAACTTCATCTACAACCCGCGTTTCGGCCCGGAGAACGGGGCCGCCGAATTGGCTTTCCACGTGCGGGAACACGGCTACAAGATGATGAAGCTGCACGCCAACATGCACTCGTACCGCCCGGACCGGGCACTGGACTGGTTGCGCCCCGCCCTGCGCGTGTGCGACGAGCTCGGTGTCACCGTGCTGATCCACACCGGTGACGGCCCGTACTCCATTCCCACCCAGTTCTATCCGATCATCCGGGAGTTCCCCGGGGTAAATTTCATCCTGGGGCACTTCGGGATTCAGACCGGCGGCGTCTACTGTTTCGAGGCGTTCTGGATGATCCAGGACTCGACCAACGTCATCGGTGAGTCCGGCTGGCTGCTGCAATCTCGAATCGTGGAATTCGCGAAGGAGATGAAGAAGAGCAAGATGGTCTTCGGCACCGATTCGCCGCCGAACGAGCCCGGTATGTGGGCGCGCGAATTGGAAGTGCTGTGCCACAAGCCCCCGCAGGGCCTGGACTTGTCCGAGGACGACCTCGAGGGCTATCTGGGCAACAACATGGCGAAACTGCTCGGGCTGGCCCCGACCCCGCCGCCGAAGGATAAGGCGGAGGCGGAAGCCTACCTGCGCGGTGACATCACGCAGGCCTCGGCGACGAACTCGCACGCCGACCACTACAGCGGGTACACCCCGTCGGCGTGGGCGGAGGAGGCGGCGCTGGACGCCGCGAAGTAA
- a CDS encoding GntR family transcriptional regulator, with amino-acid sequence MSESPILQSISSGELLTDRTYEALKTAILRNQLPPGTALSVPELARQLNVSRTPVREAVQRLIYEGLANHVSRRGAEVSKVDIDDLRELYVVREMLEGLAARLATARLDAAGLSALREILAEHEGVLGSGTDHAAHVELDIRFHRTVREIAANPHLTATLEPIAGRSHLALHSLWRSVDAPRFALDEHIQIVEAMATGDPEYAEAVAQRHISRLRVRLSQATTREDMTGASPRRREFSLLAGDTKPAKPQRRAEYRAPLESPR; translated from the coding sequence ATGTCAGAGTCGCCAATTTTGCAGAGCATCTCTTCCGGCGAACTACTCACCGACCGCACGTACGAGGCCCTCAAAACCGCCATTCTCCGTAATCAGTTGCCCCCCGGCACGGCGCTGAGCGTGCCCGAACTGGCCCGGCAGCTCAATGTCAGTCGCACGCCGGTCCGCGAGGCGGTGCAGCGCCTGATCTACGAAGGCTTGGCCAACCATGTTTCGCGCCGGGGCGCCGAAGTGAGCAAGGTCGATATCGACGACCTGCGTGAGTTGTATGTGGTGCGGGAAATGCTGGAGGGGCTCGCCGCGCGCCTGGCGACCGCGCGGCTCGACGCCGCCGGTTTGTCCGCGCTCCGGGAGATTCTGGCCGAGCACGAGGGCGTGCTCGGCAGCGGCACCGACCATGCCGCGCATGTCGAACTGGATATCCGGTTCCATCGCACCGTGCGGGAGATCGCCGCGAACCCCCATCTCACAGCGACATTGGAGCCGATCGCCGGCCGATCGCATCTCGCACTGCACTCGCTGTGGCGCAGCGTGGACGCCCCCCGGTTCGCGCTGGACGAACATATTCAGATTGTCGAAGCCATGGCCACGGGAGATCCGGAATACGCCGAAGCCGTGGCGCAACGCCATATCTCGCGCCTGCGCGTGCGCCTGTCGCAGGCGACCACCCGGGAGGATATGACCGGCGCCTCCCCGCGCCGCCGGGAGTTCTCCCTGCTGGCCGGCGACACGAAGCCAGCGAAACCCCAGCGGCGCGCGGAGTATCGCGCGCCGCTGGAGTCCCCCCGCTAG
- a CDS encoding LacI family DNA-binding transcriptional regulator, with product MQRTTRNDVARLAGTSPAVVSYVINNGPRPVAAATRDKVLAAIAELDYQPNLMARALRSTRSNTIGLVVPDSSEGFFTELVRGVERAAFADGSLVLLGNSGYARDQEIRYARTLAGFQVSGLLLVRSEIDAGRAAHTDFGVPVVYLNYRAPRGADATSVTLANRQGGRLAAEHLLGHSYLRIGCLAGTSKSGPVADRARGWMEGIRAAGGDPSLVRRTGLDRRNSREEVRDWLREADRPDAIFTAADGLALDVLAAAQESGLRVPDDLAVLGFGATQPAAHSWPPLTTVGRSFDDFGRAAVSTLAAVREADTRPADQTLAVRLIIRRSCGCPKDCM from the coding sequence GTGCAGCGGACCACTCGCAACGACGTCGCCCGGCTGGCCGGTACCTCTCCGGCCGTGGTGAGCTACGTGATCAACAACGGCCCCCGGCCCGTCGCGGCCGCGACTCGGGACAAGGTGCTGGCAGCCATCGCGGAGCTGGACTACCAGCCGAACCTGATGGCCCGGGCCCTGCGCTCGACGCGGAGCAACACGATCGGGCTCGTCGTTCCCGACAGCAGCGAGGGCTTCTTCACCGAACTGGTCCGCGGCGTCGAGCGAGCGGCTTTCGCCGACGGTTCGCTTGTACTGCTGGGCAATTCGGGTTACGCACGGGATCAGGAGATCCGCTACGCACGCACCCTCGCCGGGTTTCAGGTCAGCGGCTTGCTGCTGGTGCGGTCGGAGATCGACGCGGGGCGGGCCGCGCACACCGATTTCGGCGTGCCCGTGGTCTATTTGAACTACCGTGCGCCCCGCGGCGCCGACGCGACCTCGGTGACGCTGGCCAACCGACAGGGCGGCAGATTGGCCGCGGAGCATCTGCTGGGACATTCCTACCTCAGAATCGGTTGTCTCGCAGGCACTTCCAAGTCCGGACCGGTGGCCGATCGAGCCCGCGGCTGGATGGAGGGGATCCGGGCCGCCGGGGGCGATCCGTCGCTGGTGCGGCGTACCGGTCTGGATCGACGGAACTCACGCGAGGAGGTCCGGGACTGGCTGCGCGAAGCGGACCGGCCGGACGCCATCTTCACCGCCGCGGACGGCTTGGCCCTCGATGTACTTGCCGCGGCTCAGGAGTCGGGCCTGCGCGTGCCCGACGATCTCGCCGTGCTGGGCTTCGGCGCGACCCAGCCCGCCGCGCACAGCTGGCCGCCGCTGACGACGGTGGGCCGGTCGTTCGACGACTTCGGCCGGGCGGCGGTGTCGACCTTGGCTGCGGTGCGGGAGGCCGATACGCGCCCTGCCGACCAGACTTTGGCGGTGCGCTTGATCATCCGACGCAGCTGCGGATGCCCGAAAGATTGCATGTAA
- a CDS encoding nucleobase:cation symporter-2 family protein, which yields MKIFTRPRSRSVTTRDPVDSIPPARHLIPLGLQHVIVAYSGMVTLPLVIGLGIGLSPAQITTLVTANVFVSGLATLLQTLGLFNVGVRLPIVMGSTFTGITPAIIVGKESGLPAVFGATIVVGLITWLIAPWFAQLTRYFPPIVTGTTIAIIGFSLLPKTATMIAGSATAADHGAPKRLLLAGATIVLVVVLERVMRPAIGRFAILIALGAGTLAAWPLGLTNFSATADAPIFGLVEPFSFGTPTFVLSAILPMLIVQVVNMVESTGDTLAVGQVVGRKVGPGDIARALRADGVGTALAGVFSSFPFVTFGGNVGLVSITRVMSRYVVATAGVILVLIGLMPKLGAVIASLPGPVLGGISVVMFGTLGAIGVKLMLGADFSNPRNHLVVAIAFGFGLIPVGSPDFYDQLPGPLQTVLSSGIAAGGIAAFLLNLLLNGVAPEQEQAPAEESERLATEPAGQADPQARADLP from the coding sequence ATGAAGATCTTCACCCGACCACGAAGCCGGTCGGTAACCACCAGAGACCCTGTCGATTCGATTCCCCCAGCGCGGCACCTGATACCGCTCGGCCTGCAGCACGTGATCGTCGCCTATTCGGGCATGGTCACCTTGCCGCTGGTCATCGGGCTGGGCATCGGATTGTCCCCGGCGCAGATCACGACCCTGGTCACCGCGAACGTGTTCGTCAGTGGCCTGGCGACGCTGCTGCAGACCCTCGGACTGTTCAATGTCGGTGTCCGGCTGCCCATCGTCATGGGCTCCACGTTCACCGGCATCACCCCCGCCATCATCGTGGGCAAGGAGTCCGGGCTGCCGGCCGTGTTCGGCGCGACCATCGTGGTCGGACTCATCACCTGGTTGATCGCACCCTGGTTCGCCCAGCTGACCCGGTATTTCCCACCGATCGTGACCGGCACGACCATCGCGATCATCGGCTTCTCGCTGCTGCCGAAGACGGCGACGATGATCGCCGGTTCCGCGACCGCGGCCGATCACGGCGCACCCAAGCGCCTGCTGCTCGCCGGCGCCACCATCGTGCTGGTGGTCGTGCTGGAACGGGTGATGCGCCCGGCCATCGGCCGGTTCGCCATCCTCATCGCCCTCGGCGCCGGCACCCTGGCGGCCTGGCCGCTCGGGTTGACCAACTTCTCCGCCACCGCGGACGCGCCGATATTCGGTCTGGTGGAACCATTTTCGTTCGGTACGCCGACCTTCGTCCTGTCCGCGATCCTGCCGATGCTCATCGTGCAGGTGGTCAATATGGTGGAGTCCACGGGTGACACCCTGGCCGTCGGTCAGGTCGTCGGCCGGAAAGTCGGGCCGGGCGATATCGCCCGCGCGTTGCGCGCCGACGGCGTCGGCACCGCGCTGGCCGGGGTATTCAGCAGCTTTCCGTTCGTCACCTTCGGCGGCAATGTCGGGCTGGTCAGCATCACCCGGGTGATGAGCCGATACGTCGTGGCCACGGCCGGTGTGATCCTGGTACTCATCGGCTTGATGCCCAAGCTCGGTGCGGTGATCGCCTCCCTGCCGGGACCGGTGCTCGGCGGCATCAGCGTGGTCATGTTCGGCACCCTCGGCGCGATCGGCGTCAAGCTGATGCTGGGAGCGGACTTCAGCAACCCGCGCAATCATCTCGTGGTCGCCATCGCGTTCGGGTTCGGGCTCATTCCGGTCGGTTCACCCGACTTCTACGACCAGTTGCCCGGGCCGTTGCAGACCGTGCTGTCCAGTGGCATCGCGGCGGGCGGTATCGCGGCGTTCCTGCTCAACCTGTTGCTCAATGGTGTTGCGCCGGAACAAGAACAGGCTCCGGCCGAGGAATCCGAACGCCTGGCCACCGAACCGGCCGGCCAGGCCGACCCGCAGGCGCGAGCTGACCTGCCATGA